From a region of the Triticum aestivum cultivar Chinese Spring chromosome 7D, IWGSC CS RefSeq v2.1, whole genome shotgun sequence genome:
- the LOC123164063 gene encoding uncharacterized protein, with the protein MKEERRAHLLVGPTLSTAGEAGGSREQAPGNPMAMTQSSFARRPPPSAALTSPSSSSSWSPPRHGPRRRRALTAASSLHFRPEDVAELAHNKVLIAATVAGVIGQLAKPFTSGRGGGKIDIVRVAAQSGGMPSTHSAAVVAVTTSLALERGFADSIFGMSVVFASIVMYDAQGVRREVGKHARLLNKLWTLREHTTTQVQEDGGGQVNSTSEPLPANREMATELVSVPRDASMSQCSNAAPSSTRTDATRSPRWNSLQSSEPELTELTEEYNRLSESVGHTEAQVTVGALLGFVVSLAVHATL; encoded by the exons ATGAAAGAAGAGAGGAGAGCCCATTTGTTGGTCGGTCCCACTCTCTCAACAGCAGGGGAAGCGGGCGGCAGCAGGGAGCAGGCTCCCGGGAATCCAATGGCCATGACCCAGTCGTCCTTCGCTCGCCGCCCACCCCCCTCCGCGGCGctcacctctccctcctcctcctcctcctggtctCCCCCGAGGCacgggccgcgccgccgccgggcccTCACGGCCGCGTCCTCCCTCCATTTCCGGCCGGAGGACGTCGCCGAGCTTGCGCACAACAAG GTCTTGATTGCGGCGACGGTGGCCGGTGTGATCGGGCAGCTGGCCAAGCCCTTCACTTCCGGCAGGGGTGGGGGCAAAATCGACATCGTCAGGGTCGCCGCCCAGTCAGGGGGGATGCCCTCCACTCACTCAGCG GCAGTTGTGGCAGTGACTACTTCGCTTGCGCTAGAAAG GGGGTTTGCTGACTCCATATTCGGGATGTCGGTGGTATTTGCGTCAATTGTAATGTATGATGCTCAG GGAGTCAGAAGAGAGGTGGGCAAGCACGCAAGGCTTTTGAACAAGCTATGGACCCTACGGGAGCATACGACGACTCAAGTTCAGGAGGACGGTGGTGGCCAGGTGAATTCCACCTCTGAACCCCTCCCTGCAAACCGCGAGATGGCCACGGAGCTTGTCTCCGTTCCTCGGGACGCATCTATGTCGCAGTGTTCAAACGCCGCGCCTTCCTCGACGCGCACGGATGCGACCAGATCGCCGAGATGGAACTCCCTCCAAAGCTCAGAGCCAGAGCTAACTGAGTTGACAGAGGAGTATAACCGGCTGAGCGAGTCCGTCGGCCACACGGAAGCGCAGGTCACGGTCGGTGCCTTGCTAGGCTTTGTTGTAAGCTTAGCCGTCCACGCGACACTGTAA